In Limnochordia bacterium, a single window of DNA contains:
- a CDS encoding proline--tRNA ligase, translating to MLMSRLLAPTLREVPAEAEIPSHQLMLRAGLMRKSASGIYTYLPLGFEVLQNIMQIIREEMNAAGGQELLLPIIQPAELWHESGRWDDYGAEMFKLKDRNDRQFCLGPTHEEIITALARAEIRSYRQMPLLLYQIQNKYRDEIRPRFGVIRGREFIMKDLYSFDQDEAGLNESYQKMYDAYKRIFTRCGVVTRPVDADPGAIGGSGTHEFMVIADCGEAELVFCQECEYAANVEIAPCVPCTTLPEDPLPLEEAATPGLHTVDQVAGFLDVVPARLIKTLIYLADGQPIAVLVRGDHEVNEIKLKRYLGCTVLELADDGTIERVSKGPKGFSGPVGLDARLIADESVMAMHNAVTGGNKADTHLVNVNPGRDFATKEVADLRLVTAEDHCPECQGGLRMRRGIEVGQVFKLGTKYSTALKATFSDESGTERPIIMGCYGIGVSRTMAAIIEQNYDENGIIWPMSVAPYQVVIVPIKYTQEQQKTVTDELYKKLVDAGVKVLIDDRDERPGVKFKDADLIGFPIRVTVGPKSLKMGNVEITMRKGTFKEDVKIEDAVEVIGDLIEQELRSLQPK from the coding sequence ATGTTAATGTCAAGACTACTGGCCCCAACGCTACGGGAGGTGCCTGCGGAAGCAGAGATTCCAAGTCACCAGTTAATGCTGCGGGCGGGCTTGATGCGTAAGAGTGCCAGTGGTATTTATACGTATTTACCCCTGGGTTTTGAGGTACTGCAGAACATTATGCAGATCATCCGGGAGGAGATGAACGCAGCAGGAGGACAGGAATTGCTTCTGCCCATTATTCAGCCTGCTGAGTTGTGGCATGAGAGCGGTCGGTGGGATGACTACGGTGCAGAAATGTTTAAGTTAAAAGACCGTAATGATCGCCAGTTCTGCCTTGGTCCCACCCATGAGGAAATTATTACCGCCCTTGCTAGGGCGGAGATTCGCTCCTATCGACAGATGCCTTTGTTGTTGTACCAGATCCAAAACAAGTACCGGGATGAGATCCGCCCCCGTTTTGGGGTGATTCGTGGTCGAGAGTTCATCATGAAGGACCTATACTCCTTTGATCAGGATGAGGCGGGGCTTAACGAGAGTTATCAGAAGATGTATGATGCCTACAAGAGGATCTTTACCCGCTGTGGTGTGGTGACAAGGCCAGTGGATGCAGACCCTGGTGCTATTGGCGGTTCGGGAACCCATGAATTCATGGTGATTGCAGATTGTGGCGAAGCGGAGCTTGTGTTCTGTCAGGAATGCGAGTACGCAGCTAACGTGGAAATTGCGCCCTGTGTGCCTTGTACCACGCTTCCAGAGGACCCGCTCCCCTTAGAAGAGGCTGCCACCCCGGGACTACATACGGTGGATCAGGTAGCTGGGTTTTTGGATGTTGTACCGGCTAGATTGATTAAGACCCTGATCTACCTGGCTGACGGGCAACCCATTGCAGTACTGGTACGGGGTGACCACGAAGTTAATGAGATTAAGCTAAAAAGGTATCTTGGCTGTACGGTTTTGGAGCTTGCCGATGATGGTACTATAGAGCGGGTCTCCAAAGGACCGAAAGGTTTTTCAGGACCTGTGGGACTGGATGCCCGCTTAATTGCGGATGAGAGTGTTATGGCAATGCATAATGCGGTAACCGGGGGAAATAAGGCCGATACTCATTTGGTGAATGTGAATCCCGGGAGGGATTTCGCCACGAAGGAAGTTGCTGATTTGCGCCTAGTCACCGCAGAGGATCATTGTCCTGAGTGCCAGGGTGGCCTTAGGATGCGCCGGGGCATTGAGGTTGGTCAGGTCTTTAAGCTAGGGACGAAATACTCTACGGCCCTTAAGGCCACATTCTCCGATGAGTCCGGCACCGAACGCCCGATTATCATGGGGTGCTACGGCATTGGAGTGAGTAGAACCATGGCGGCCATCATTGAGCAGAACTACGATGAAAACGGGATTATTTGGCCTATGTCCGTGGCTCCCTACCAGGTGGTAATTGTACCGATTAAGTATACCCAAGAACAGCAGAAAACTGTAACCGATGAGTTGTATAAAAAGTTAGTTGATGCTGGTGTGAAGGTACTTATTGATGACCGGGATGAGCGTCCGGGTGTCAAGTTCAAAGACGCGGACTTAATCGGATTTCCCATTCGAGTTACCGTAGGGCCTAAGAGCTTAAAAATGGGGAATGTGGAGATTACCATGCGCAAGGGTACGTTTAAAGAGGACGTTAAGATCGAAGATGCCGTTGAAGTGATTGGGGATCTGATTGAGCAAGAGCTTAGGTCCTTGCAACCAAAGTAG
- the rseP gene encoding RIP metalloprotease RseP, with amino-acid sequence MNLSAIHSIFGNVVLTAVAFVVVFGLLVFFHEFGHFILAKLNGVMVYEFALGFGPKLWSRKRKETLYALRAIPLGGFVRIAGMDEELGEDGETPVPIAPGRSFEDKGYLQKLSIIAAGPLMNFVLTVLIMVALVSSVSEWPPLVTYVEPGYPAYEAGLKEGDRIVSIDGKKITEEGQVGQFIAQKGEQPLIFRVEREDRFIELEVVPRSFEGQMKIGIHYAERLRTDFLHAISSGFKVTWELIRLTIWGIGQMITGRMEADVAGPVGIITMTGEYAQQGIAALLWFTALLSVNLGLFNLLPIPVLDGGHLLFITIERIRGRKLDPKYQNVAMLVGLFLLVLLMIYATVSDIGRIVK; translated from the coding sequence ATGAACTTATCAGCGATTCACAGTATCTTCGGTAATGTCGTGCTTACGGCCGTAGCCTTTGTCGTGGTCTTTGGGCTTTTGGTGTTCTTCCATGAGTTTGGCCACTTTATCCTGGCTAAACTTAACGGTGTGATGGTCTATGAATTTGCCCTAGGGTTCGGGCCCAAACTGTGGTCCCGCAAGAGGAAAGAAACCCTTTATGCTCTCCGGGCCATTCCCTTGGGTGGTTTTGTGCGTATTGCGGGCATGGATGAGGAGCTGGGCGAGGATGGGGAGACGCCTGTTCCTATTGCACCGGGCCGGAGTTTTGAGGACAAGGGTTATTTACAGAAGCTGAGTATTATCGCGGCTGGGCCCTTAATGAATTTCGTGTTGACAGTCCTAATTATGGTGGCTTTGGTGAGTAGTGTGAGCGAATGGCCCCCTTTGGTCACCTACGTTGAGCCGGGTTATCCGGCCTATGAGGCTGGCCTTAAGGAAGGAGATCGAATCGTCTCCATTGATGGTAAGAAAATTACCGAAGAAGGTCAAGTCGGGCAGTTCATCGCCCAAAAAGGTGAACAGCCCCTTATTTTCCGAGTTGAACGGGAGGATCGGTTCATTGAACTTGAAGTGGTGCCCCGTTCCTTTGAGGGTCAGATGAAAATAGGGATCCATTACGCGGAAAGGCTCAGGACCGATTTCCTCCATGCGATTTCCTCTGGGTTTAAGGTTACCTGGGAATTGATTAGACTTACTATTTGGGGGATTGGGCAGATGATCACCGGTCGCATGGAAGCGGACGTGGCAGGGCCGGTGGGGATCATTACCATGACTGGGGAATATGCCCAGCAGGGGATCGCCGCATTACTCTGGTTTACAGCGCTATTGAGCGTGAACCTCGGGTTGTTTAACCTGCTACCCATCCCGGTTCTTGACGGAGGCCATCTGCTATTTATCACCATTGAACGGATCCGAGGGCGCAAACTAGATCCGAAGTATCAAAATGTGGCCATGCTAGTGGGTCTGTTCTTACTTGTACTGCTGATGATTTACGCTACGGTGTCAGATATCGGGCGGATTGTGAAGTAG
- a CDS encoding 1-deoxy-D-xylulose-5-phosphate reductoisomerase, with protein sequence MAKKIVILGSTGSIGRQTLEVIDQIGGFEVTALTAGKNVGLMTEQIHKYQPRLVVMADKKSAEALRKEVNPSQTEILSGEEGLVAAASLESVDICVVAVVGAAGIRPTLAAIEQGADIALANKETLVAAGSLVMERARMQGVSILPVDSEHSAIFQCLQGAGCGELARVILTASGGPFFGKQPAELRTVTPQQALRHPNWQMGQKITIDSATLVNKGLEIMEACWLFDVDIEQVDVIVHRQSIVHSLVQFRDGSLLAQLGLPDMCLPIQYALTYPRRVDAPRPVLSLTEVGNLTFEEVNHESFPAIKLAVSAYKAGGTMPAVYNAANEEAVYCFLQGRCRFPDIWRGIEAAMNKHEVVFDYDLEDVFAADMWARSFVGRLLGSDLRQ encoded by the coding sequence TTGGCCAAAAAGATTGTCATACTTGGTTCAACCGGTTCTATTGGTCGGCAGACCCTCGAGGTGATTGATCAGATTGGTGGATTTGAGGTTACTGCTCTAACCGCAGGTAAGAATGTAGGGTTGATGACTGAGCAGATCCACAAATACCAACCTCGACTGGTGGTGATGGCCGATAAAAAATCTGCCGAGGCCCTCAGAAAAGAAGTGAATCCTTCCCAAACGGAGATCCTTTCTGGGGAAGAAGGGCTAGTTGCTGCCGCTAGTCTGGAGTCTGTAGATATTTGCGTAGTGGCTGTCGTAGGTGCTGCGGGAATTCGTCCTACCTTAGCCGCAATTGAACAGGGCGCAGATATCGCTTTGGCTAATAAAGAGACTCTAGTGGCCGCTGGTTCGTTGGTGATGGAGCGGGCACGGATGCAAGGGGTGAGTATTTTGCCAGTTGATTCGGAGCATAGCGCCATTTTTCAATGCTTACAGGGGGCAGGATGTGGTGAGCTTGCCCGGGTAATCCTTACCGCTTCTGGAGGTCCTTTCTTTGGCAAGCAACCAGCGGAATTACGGACGGTTACACCACAGCAGGCCTTGAGGCATCCGAACTGGCAGATGGGTCAGAAAATCACCATAGACTCGGCTACGCTAGTGAATAAGGGTTTGGAAATAATGGAGGCCTGTTGGCTTTTTGATGTAGATATTGAACAGGTTGATGTAATTGTCCATCGACAAAGTATTGTCCACAGCCTAGTCCAGTTTAGAGACGGTTCCCTGTTGGCACAGTTGGGTCTTCCCGATATGTGTTTGCCAATTCAATACGCGCTAACCTATCCCCGCCGTGTGGATGCTCCCCGACCTGTATTGTCTTTGACTGAGGTTGGCAACCTAACCTTTGAAGAGGTAAATCATGAATCCTTTCCGGCTATCAAGCTTGCGGTCTCGGCCTATAAGGCAGGTGGTACCATGCCGGCGGTGTACAATGCAGCCAATGAAGAGGCCGTCTACTGCTTTCTGCAAGGTCGCTGTAGATTCCCGGATATTTGGAGAGGGATCGAGGCGGCTATGAATAAGCATGAGGTTGTTTTTGACTATGATCTGGAGGATGTGTTTGCTGCAGATATGTGGGCGCGCAGCTTTGTGGGTAGACTCCTAGGGAGTGATCTGAGACAATGA
- a CDS encoding PolC-type DNA polymerase III: MRYCIRPDDHCCELTGFLKRLEANMPTADLDDVRIVRVEVDLSEHTWTIHLNKVLDESILAALSDLHQYIPGVRRVAFCCEDQEPAEDTYMLTVMQQFARMQEEAASNGNGSIQANNTDVIKGRKIAQKPISMEELSEPGESAVVTGELLSLDCRTIRRGGSLLIMDFTDYTDSITAKIFVDDADQLSEKLVQGEWYTLRGDLEIDRYSEELCLMVRDISRARASVVEDNAPHKRVELHLHSRMSAMDSVVDLQGAIGLAAQWGHPAVAITDHGCVQAFPEAYKAGKKHGIKIIYGLEGYLTDSEDQSAPTYHIIILAKNEQGLQHLYELVSLSHIDYFYRHPRIPRHELDKRREGLILGSACEAGELMRALINRVPVDEARKIASYYDFLEIQPLGNNEFLIGSQGISTEQGLIDLNMAVVRLGDELGLPVVATGDVHFLRPADEVYRRILMVGQGYSDAERQAPLYLRTTEEMLEEFVYLGDRKEEIVIDNPRRIAEGIEELRPFPAGLHTPKIPEAEELVPKMSYENATSLYGDELPELVAKRLERELKAIVGNGYAALYWIAHKLTRKSLDQGYLVGSRGSVGSSFVATMCSITEVNPLPPHYRCPHCKYSHFITDGSVACGVDLPLQDCPECGTALERDGFDIPFEVFLGFEGDKVPDIDLNFSGECQSLIHAYTEELFGKDHVFRAGTISTLAERTAYGFVKNYLDSRGHTARNAEINRLVRGCSGVRRTTGQHPGGMVVIPEGRNVHEFTPVQYPANDRNSGTITTHFDFHAIDETLVKLDILGHDDPTVLRMLQDMTGVNALEIPLDDPATMSIFSRVDALKVVPEDIGDDVGTIGVPEFGTRFVRGMLRETRPETFGDLVRISGFSHGTDVWANNAQELIKNQVATLNEAIATRDDIMLYLIQKGLPAKHAFAIMERVRKGRGLRPEDIEAMKAQKVPQWYIDSCEKISYMFPKAHAVAYVMMSFRIAYFKVHHPDAFYAAYFTTRVDEFDADLVLAGTEKMRQFIKRVEDNWNDATARDKSVMGMLEVALEAMVRGIRFLPVDLYHSDVSKFIIAEPNTLLPPLIGLQGLGRSAAENIVQARKQPFRSIEDLKDRTGASKTVIDALGQHGCLQGLPPTDQMQLF; this comes from the coding sequence TTGCGGTATTGTATTCGTCCAGATGATCATTGCTGTGAGTTGACTGGGTTTCTCAAACGACTTGAAGCAAATATGCCTACTGCTGATTTGGACGATGTCCGCATTGTAAGGGTTGAAGTAGATTTAAGCGAACATACGTGGACAATTCATTTGAATAAGGTTTTAGATGAGAGTATACTGGCTGCACTTAGCGACTTACATCAATACATTCCAGGAGTTCGTAGGGTTGCTTTTTGCTGCGAAGATCAGGAACCGGCTGAAGATACATATATGCTCACGGTGATGCAACAGTTTGCCCGGATGCAGGAGGAAGCTGCAAGTAATGGCAATGGTAGTATTCAAGCGAATAATACGGATGTGATCAAGGGCCGGAAGATCGCCCAAAAACCGATTTCCATGGAGGAACTCAGTGAACCCGGGGAGTCGGCAGTGGTGACTGGGGAGCTGCTTTCCTTAGACTGTCGGACCATTCGACGGGGTGGCAGCCTATTGATTATGGACTTCACCGACTATACAGACTCCATTACGGCCAAGATCTTTGTGGACGATGCGGATCAATTATCCGAGAAGCTAGTGCAAGGGGAATGGTATACCCTCAGGGGAGATCTGGAAATTGACCGGTACAGTGAGGAGCTATGCCTTATGGTTCGGGATATTTCCAGAGCCCGAGCTTCCGTAGTTGAGGATAACGCCCCGCATAAGCGGGTGGAGCTTCACCTCCATTCTCGCATGAGTGCCATGGATAGCGTGGTTGATCTGCAAGGGGCCATCGGTCTAGCGGCCCAATGGGGACATCCTGCGGTGGCCATTACCGACCACGGATGTGTACAGGCTTTTCCCGAGGCATACAAAGCGGGTAAGAAGCATGGAATTAAGATTATCTATGGACTGGAGGGTTACCTGACTGATTCTGAGGATCAAAGTGCCCCTACTTACCATATTATCATTCTGGCCAAGAACGAACAGGGGCTACAGCACTTATACGAATTGGTTTCCCTCAGCCATATCGATTATTTCTACCGTCACCCCCGTATTCCCCGACACGAGTTGGATAAACGCAGGGAAGGACTCATTTTGGGGTCTGCCTGTGAGGCCGGTGAGTTAATGAGAGCCCTCATCAACCGGGTTCCTGTTGATGAAGCAAGAAAGATAGCCAGTTACTACGATTTCCTTGAGATCCAGCCCTTGGGGAACAATGAATTTCTAATTGGTTCCCAAGGCATTTCCACCGAGCAAGGCCTAATAGACCTGAATATGGCTGTGGTTAGGCTTGGGGATGAACTTGGTCTACCGGTGGTGGCCACCGGCGATGTCCATTTCCTCCGTCCGGCTGATGAGGTCTATAGACGGATTTTGATGGTCGGACAAGGCTATTCGGACGCGGAGAGACAAGCCCCGTTGTATTTACGTACCACCGAAGAAATGTTGGAGGAATTCGTGTATTTGGGGGACCGGAAAGAAGAGATCGTCATCGACAATCCCCGGCGGATCGCCGAAGGTATTGAAGAACTACGGCCCTTTCCAGCAGGGCTACATACCCCAAAGATCCCCGAAGCAGAGGAATTAGTACCAAAGATGAGCTACGAGAACGCAACATCTCTCTACGGGGATGAACTACCTGAGCTAGTGGCCAAGCGCCTAGAGCGGGAGCTTAAGGCAATTGTAGGTAATGGTTATGCGGCTTTGTATTGGATTGCGCACAAACTAACCCGTAAGTCTCTGGACCAAGGCTATCTTGTAGGGTCCCGGGGATCCGTGGGCTCATCCTTTGTAGCTACTATGTGTAGCATTACCGAGGTCAATCCCCTGCCTCCCCATTACCGCTGTCCTCACTGTAAATACTCCCATTTTATTACAGACGGCAGTGTGGCATGTGGGGTAGATCTGCCTCTTCAGGACTGTCCAGAATGCGGAACAGCGTTAGAGCGGGACGGGTTTGACATTCCCTTTGAGGTGTTCTTAGGCTTTGAAGGGGATAAGGTACCAGATATTGATCTGAACTTTTCCGGGGAGTGCCAATCGTTGATTCATGCCTACACCGAAGAGCTCTTTGGTAAGGATCACGTATTCCGTGCTGGCACCATCAGTACCCTTGCTGAGCGCACTGCCTACGGATTTGTGAAAAACTATCTAGATAGTCGCGGGCATACAGCCCGGAATGCCGAGATTAACCGGCTGGTGCGGGGTTGTTCAGGGGTGCGCAGGACTACTGGCCAACACCCCGGCGGCATGGTTGTTATCCCCGAAGGGCGAAATGTGCATGAGTTTACACCGGTGCAGTATCCCGCCAATGATCGCAACAGCGGCACTATCACTACCCACTTTGATTTCCACGCTATCGATGAGACCTTAGTGAAGCTTGACATTCTCGGCCATGATGATCCTACGGTTTTGCGGATGCTGCAGGATATGACCGGGGTTAATGCACTAGAGATTCCCCTAGATGATCCAGCCACGATGAGCATTTTCTCCCGGGTGGATGCCCTTAAGGTTGTTCCGGAGGACATTGGTGATGATGTAGGTACGATAGGTGTACCGGAATTTGGTACCCGGTTTGTGCGGGGGATGCTACGGGAAACTAGACCAGAGACCTTTGGGGATTTGGTGCGTATCTCTGGTTTCTCCCATGGAACCGATGTTTGGGCTAATAATGCCCAGGAGTTGATCAAGAACCAGGTTGCCACCCTAAACGAAGCCATCGCTACAAGAGATGACATCATGCTCTACTTGATTCAAAAGGGACTTCCGGCCAAACATGCCTTTGCGATTATGGAACGGGTGCGCAAGGGAAGGGGTCTTCGTCCAGAGGACATCGAGGCCATGAAAGCCCAAAAAGTACCCCAATGGTATATCGATTCGTGCGAGAAGATCAGCTACATGTTTCCCAAGGCTCATGCTGTAGCATACGTAATGATGTCTTTTCGCATTGCCTACTTCAAGGTTCACCATCCAGACGCCTTCTATGCTGCCTATTTCACCACCCGTGTCGATGAATTCGATGCCGATTTGGTGCTAGCTGGAACAGAGAAAATGCGGCAGTTTATCAAAAGGGTAGAAGACAATTGGAATGATGCCACTGCCAGGGACAAGAGTGTTATGGGGATGTTAGAGGTAGCCCTAGAAGCGATGGTCCGGGGTATTAGGTTTCTACCTGTGGATCTTTACCATTCCGATGTGAGCAAGTTTATTATTGCCGAACCCAATACCTTACTGCCGCCCTTGATTGGTCTTCAGGGTCTTGGTAGAAGTGCGGCGGAAAACATAGTACAGGCCCGTAAGCAGCCCTTCCGTTCCATTGAGGATTTGAAGGACCGCACAGGCGCAAGCAAGACAGTGATTGATGCCTTAGGTCAACACGGTTGCCTGCAAGGCTTACCGCCAACGGATCAAATGCAGCTTTTCTAA
- a CDS encoding glycosyltransferase family 2 protein: protein MGVVVIIPAYNEEKTVSQVVTAALACELVEEVVVVSDGSTDRTVEEATAAGARVISLPENMGKGAAMHAGIKATGQDVILFLDGDLLGITPVHVRRIIEPVLEDRADMTVGVFGDGRFCTDIAQKIAPHLSGQRALRRSVITCAPDIGSSRFGVETLLSKYAEEMGLRVTSVILDDVSHRMKEEKQGFVKGVCARFLMYRDILRSAKRSRL, encoded by the coding sequence ATGGGTGTAGTTGTCATCATTCCCGCGTATAACGAAGAGAAAACGGTTAGTCAAGTGGTCACTGCCGCCTTAGCCTGTGAGTTAGTTGAGGAAGTGGTTGTGGTCAGCGATGGTTCCACTGATCGGACAGTGGAAGAAGCAACAGCTGCCGGAGCCCGGGTGATTTCTCTGCCGGAGAATATGGGTAAAGGTGCGGCCATGCACGCAGGAATCAAGGCTACGGGGCAGGATGTGATCCTGTTTCTTGACGGAGACCTCTTAGGGATCACTCCTGTACATGTTCGAAGAATCATAGAGCCGGTCTTGGAGGATCGGGCGGATATGACCGTTGGCGTTTTCGGGGATGGTAGGTTTTGCACCGATATTGCACAAAAAATAGCTCCGCATCTATCAGGACAGCGGGCTCTTCGCCGGAGCGTGATAACCTGCGCTCCGGACATTGGTAGTTCCCGTTTTGGTGTGGAGACGTTACTTTCTAAGTATGCAGAGGAAATGGGACTGCGGGTTACCTCAGTGATCCTAGATGATGTCTCCCATAGAATGAAAGAGGAGAAACAGGGATTTGTGAAGGGTGTCTGCGCCCGTTTCTTAATGTATCGAGATATCTTGCGCTCGGCAAAACGGTCTCGGTTATAG
- the spoIIIAA gene encoding stage III sporulation protein AA, translating to MSSQLRFQQEVLPVLAPRLREIVASIPQGLKTTMEELRLRAKRPLGVVFNRGDGFLDSAGQFVTEPHKGYLLTSEDLSTTVELVSQHSIYAYIEEMRHGYITISGGHRVGLCGRAVVENRRVVLLKDIKSLNIRISRQIIGTADPIMHRIVLGPQQVLSTLIVSPPGCGKTTLLRDIARQLSTGIPRLGFTGVQVAVADERSEIGGCYQGVPQNDLGPRTDILDGCPKAAGITMLLRSMGPRVIITDEIGSQEDARAIQEALLAGVSIMATAHGSNIEEVARRFEIRQEFLTKSFQRVIILSRDQGPGTIQRII from the coding sequence ATGTCTAGTCAGCTCCGTTTCCAGCAAGAGGTTCTGCCGGTCTTAGCCCCAAGACTCAGGGAGATTGTGGCCTCCATCCCCCAGGGACTCAAAACTACGATGGAGGAACTACGCCTGCGGGCCAAACGCCCCTTGGGTGTTGTGTTCAACCGGGGGGATGGGTTCCTAGATTCCGCGGGTCAATTTGTCACCGAACCGCACAAAGGGTACCTATTAACTTCCGAGGATCTATCCACCACCGTGGAGTTGGTGAGTCAACATTCGATCTATGCATATATCGAAGAAATGCGCCATGGGTACATCACCATTTCCGGAGGTCATCGGGTGGGTCTGTGTGGGCGAGCAGTGGTAGAAAATCGTCGGGTGGTTTTGTTAAAGGATATCAAGTCCTTAAATATTCGCATCTCCCGGCAGATCATCGGTACCGCCGACCCAATCATGCACAGGATTGTCCTTGGTCCACAACAGGTACTAAGTACATTGATCGTCTCTCCTCCAGGATGCGGAAAAACTACCTTACTTCGAGATATAGCTAGACAGTTAAGCACGGGAATCCCCCGATTGGGTTTTACTGGGGTACAGGTGGCAGTAGCCGATGAACGATCCGAAATTGGTGGTTGTTACCAAGGCGTGCCACAAAACGATCTAGGGCCACGAACAGACATTCTTGATGGTTGTCCGAAGGCTGCAGGAATCACCATGTTACTTCGATCCATGGGACCTCGGGTGATCATTACCGATGAAATCGGTAGTCAAGAGGATGCCAGGGCCATTCAGGAAGCACTCCTAGCCGGAGTCAGTATTATGGCCACAGCACATGGTTCTAACATCGAAGAGGTCGCTCGTCGTTTCGAAATACGCCAGGAGTTTTTGACTAAGAGCTTCCAACGGGTGATTATTTTGTCACGTGATCAAGGACCCGGTACGATTCAACGGATCATATAG
- the ispG gene encoding flavodoxin-dependent (E)-4-hydroxy-3-methylbut-2-enyl-diphosphate synthase, which produces MGTDDARRKTQVVAVGNVAIGGGAPISVQSMCNTKTTDVAATLSQIREVAEIGCDIIRVAVPDDAALAALPRIVQESPLPVVADIHFRWDLALGAIGAGVAKLRLNPGNINEPQRVKDIAHAAKEKGIPIRIGVNSGSVAPRFLDADGHPTAHGLVESALGHVALLEAVGFEDIVISIKATSAALLLEANLELAQRVAYPLHLGLTEAGPYPSGAVRSAAALGAVLSRGIGDTVRVSLTGDVTNEVRVAHWVLGILGLRQINPIVISCPTCARCKLQLEPIAQEVERRTAHLASPLKIAVMGCVVNGPGEAKEADIGIAGGDGCGYLFRRGERIRKVAEEDIVDVLVEEAEKLAMRNGGLSC; this is translated from the coding sequence ATGGGAACCGATGATGCAAGGCGGAAAACCCAAGTAGTTGCTGTGGGCAACGTGGCTATTGGTGGTGGGGCCCCTATCTCTGTCCAGAGTATGTGTAATACCAAGACCACTGATGTGGCAGCTACCTTATCCCAGATCCGTGAAGTTGCCGAAATTGGCTGTGATATAATTCGGGTAGCAGTGCCCGATGATGCTGCCTTAGCGGCACTACCTAGGATCGTCCAGGAGAGTCCCTTGCCTGTGGTGGCGGATATACACTTCCGCTGGGATTTGGCCCTAGGCGCCATTGGGGCAGGGGTGGCGAAATTACGTCTAAACCCAGGGAACATTAATGAACCCCAGCGCGTGAAGGATATTGCCCATGCGGCCAAAGAAAAGGGTATACCGATTCGGATCGGAGTTAACTCAGGCTCCGTGGCCCCGAGGTTTCTAGATGCCGATGGCCACCCCACGGCCCATGGACTGGTGGAAAGCGCCCTGGGACACGTGGCTCTTCTTGAAGCAGTTGGTTTTGAGGATATTGTGATCTCGATTAAGGCCACCTCGGCGGCTCTGCTCCTTGAGGCAAACCTGGAGCTTGCTCAACGGGTGGCATATCCTTTGCATCTTGGTCTTACCGAGGCAGGCCCCTATCCATCGGGGGCTGTTAGATCAGCTGCAGCTTTGGGAGCTGTGCTTTCCCGGGGGATTGGGGATACGGTTCGAGTTTCCCTAACGGGAGATGTAACCAACGAGGTGCGGGTGGCCCATTGGGTCTTGGGAATCCTTGGTCTGCGCCAGATTAACCCGATTGTCATCTCTTGTCCCACCTGTGCTCGCTGTAAGTTACAGCTTGAGCCCATTGCCCAGGAAGTGGAAAGAAGAACAGCCCACTTGGCAAGTCCTCTGAAGATTGCGGTGATGGGTTGTGTAGTGAACGGGCCGGGAGAGGCAAAGGAAGCAGATATTGGTATTGCTGGGGGCGATGGCTGCGGCTATCTTTTCCGACGGGGAGAGCGCATCCGTAAAGTTGCAGAAGAGGATATAGTAGATGTATTGGTGGAAGAGGCCGAGAAACTGGCCATGCGGAACGGAGGGTTATCATGTTAA